In Paramicrobacterium humi, the genomic stretch GAGGCGCTTGATGGCGCGGATCTTCTTCTGACCCTTGCCCTCGGCGATCTGCAGGTGCAGAGCCTCGGCCTCGGCAGCCAGGTCGAAGCTCGCGAGGCGCTTCTGCACCGACTCGGCGCCCATGTACGCCTCGAAGTACAGGCCGTAGCGGTCCTGCAGCTCGTGGAACACGGCGTCCTCGGGCTTGAGCTCGCCGACCTTGAGGTTGCGGAAGTCCTCCCACACGCGCTCGAGCTGAGCGATCTGCTCGTCGAAGCCCTTGCGGATCTGGGTCATTTCCTTCTCAGCGGCGTCCTTGGTGCGACGCTTCTGGTCGGCCTTGGCACCCTCGTCCTCCAGAGCGGCGAGGTCATCCTCGAGCTTCTTCAGACGGTCGGCGATGCGCGCGTCGCGCTGCTCGCTGAGCGTCTTCAGCTCGAGGCGGAGCTCGTTCTCGAGACCGGGCATGTCGGCGTGACGAGCTTCCTCGTCGACGCTGATGACCATGTACGCGGCGAAGTAGATGACCTTCTCGAGGTCCTTCGGCGCCATGTCGAGCAGGTACCCGAGACGCGACGGCACGCCCTTGAAGTACCAGATGTGGGTGACGGGAGCTGCGAGCTCGATGTGGCCCATGCGCTCGCGGCGCACCGAGGACTTCGTGACCTCGACACCACAGCGCTCACACACGATGCCCTTGAAGCGCACGCGCTTGTACTTACCGCACGAGCACTCCCAGTCGCGGCTGGGTCCGAAGATCTGCTCACCGAACAGACCGTCCTTCTCCGGCTTCAGCGTGCGGTAGTTGATGGTCTCGGGCTTCTTGACCTCACCGTATGACCAACGACGGATGTCATCGGCGGTCGCCAGGCCAATGCGAAGCTCGTCAAATGTTGTTGCGTCGAGCAATTTCTCTCCTGAAATTCTCTGTGAGTTGTCTACAGTGGCCAGGCGTTAGATCTCGTCGATCGACGAGGACTCGAACCTGGAGGAAATGTTGATGCCCAGCTCCTCGGCGGCGCGGAACGCGTCGTCGTCGGTGTCGCGCAGGCTGACCGCCGTGCCGTCGGCCGAGAGCACCTCGACGTTCAGGCAGAGCGACTGCATCTCCTTCATCAGAACCTTGAAGCTCTCGGGGATGCCGGGCTCCTGGATGTTCTCGCCCTTGACGATCGACTCGTACACCTTGACGCGGCCGAGGATGTCGTCGGACTTGATCGTGAGGAGCTCCTGCAGCGCGTACGCGGCACCGTAGGCCTCGAGGGCCCACACCTCCATCTCACCGAAGCGCTGTCCACCGAACTGTGCCTTACCACCGAGCGGCTGCTGGGTGATCATCGAGTACGGTCCGGTCGAACGGGCGTGGATCTTGTCGTCGACGAGGTGGTGCAGCTTCAGGATGTACATATAGCCGACGGACACCGGGTCGGGGAACGGCTCGCCGGAGCGGCCGTCGAACAGCCGCGTCTTGCCCGACGAGTTGATCAGGCGCTCGCCATCGCGGTTCGGAAGCGTCGAGTCGAGAAGACCGGCGATCTCCTGCTCCTCGGCACCGTCGAAGACCGGGGTCGCGACCTTGGTGCCGGGAGCGCCCTCGCGGGTCTCGGCCGGCAGGTGCTTCGCCCACTCCGGGTTGCCCTCGACCTTCCAGCCCTGGGCTGCGATCCAGCCGAGGTGGGTCTCGAGGACCTGGCCGAAGTTCATGCGGCCCGGGATGCCGAGGGGGTTGAGAATGATGTCGACCGGAGTTCCGTCGGCGAGGAACGGCATGTCCTCGACCGGCAGGATCTTCGAGATGACGCCCTTGTTGCCGTGACGGCCGGCGAGCTTGTCACCCTCGGTGATCTTGCGCTTCTGGGCGATGTAGACAACGACGCGGCGGTTGACGCCCGAGCCGAGCTCGTCGTCGCCCTCTTCGGCGTTGAACTCCTTGACGGCGATGACCGTGCCGTTCTCACCGTGCGGAACCTTGAGGCTCGTGTCGCGCACCTCGCGGCTCTTCTCGTTGAAGATCGCGCGAAGCAGGCGCTCCTCAGCGCTCAGCTCGGTCTCGCCCTTCGGGGTGACCTTGCCGACGAGGATGTCGCCGGGGCGAACCTCGGCGCCGATGCGGATGACGCCGCGCTCGTCGAGGTCCTTCAGCAGGTCGGGGCTGACGTTGGGGAGGTCACGGGTGATCTCCTCCTTGCCGAGCTTCGTGTCGCGGGCGTCGACCTCGTACTCCTCGATGTGGATCGAGCTGAGCGTGTCATCCTTCACGATGTTCTGGCTCAGGATGATCGCGTCCTCGAAGTTGAGGCCCTCCCACGGCATGAACGCCACGAGCAGGTTCTTGCCGAGCGCGAGCTCACCGTTCTGCGTGGACGGACCGTCGGCGATGACCTCGCCGGCCTCGACCCGCTCACCCTCGTTGACGATGACGCGGTGGTTGTAGCTGTTGCCCTGGTTGGAGCGCACGAACTTGTCGAGGTAGTAGGTCTTCGTGCCGCCCTCGTCGAGCTGCAGCGTGACGGCGTCGGCCGAGACCTCGGTGACGACACCGGCCTCGGTCGCGGTGACGACTTCACCGGCGTCGATGGCCGTGTAGCCCTCCATACCGGTTCCGACGTACGGCGAGTCGCTGCGGAGCAGCGGCACAGCCTGGCGCTGCATGTTCGCACCCATGAGGGCGCGGTTCGCGTCGTCGTGCTCGAGGAACGGGATGAGCGAGGTGCCCACCGAGACCATCTGGCGCGGGGAGACGTCGATGTAGGCGATCTCCTCGACGGGGACGAGGTCGACCTCGCCGTCTTCCTTACGAGCCAGCACGCGGTCGTCCCGGAAGGTGTTGTCGTCGTTGAGCACGGCGTTCGCCTGCGCGACGATGTAGTCCTCTTCTTCCATGGCCGTGAGGTAATCGATCTGGTCGGTCACCTTGCCGTCAACGATGCGGCGGTACGGCGTCTCGATGAAGCCGAACGCGTTGATGCGCGCGAAGGTCGCGAGCGAGCCGATGAGGCCGATGTTCGGGCCTTCAGGGGTCTCGATCGGGCACATGCGGCCGTAGTGCGAGGGGTGCACGTCGCGCACCTCGACGCCTGCGCGCTCACGCGACAGACCACCGGGGCCGAGCGCCGAGAGGCGGCGCTTGTGGGTCAGACCCGCGAGCGGGTTGTTCTGGTCCATGAACTGCGACAGCTGGCTCGTTCCGAAGAACTCCTTGATCGCGGCGACGACGGGTCGCACGTTGATCAGGGTCTGCGGGGTGATGGCCTCGATGTCCTGCGTGGTCATGCGCTCGCGGACGACGCGCTCCATGCGGGACAGACCGGTGCGGACCTGGTTCTGGATGAGCTCGCCGACGGCGCGGATGCGACGGTTGCCGAAGTTGTCGATGTCGTCGACGTCGAGGCGGATCTCGGCCGGCTTGCCGTTGCGCGTGCCGGTGTAGGAGGTCTCACCGGCGTGCAGGCGGACGAGGTACTTGATCGTCGCGACGATGTCGTCGACGGTCAGCACCGAGTCGCTCAGCGGGGCCTCGAGACCGAGCTTCGTGTTGATCTTGTAGCGACCGACCTTCGCGAGGTCGTAGCGCTTCGGGTTGAAGTAGAAGTTGTCGAGAAGCGCACGAGCGGCTTCTGCGGCGACCTGCTCGCCCGGACGCAGCTTGCGGTAGATGTCGCGGAGGGCGTCTTCCTTCGTGAGGATCGGGTCCTTCTCGAGCGTCGAGGCGATCGAGTCGTAGCCGGCGAACTCGTCGAGGATCTGCTCGCTCGTGAGGCCGAGGGCCTTGAGGAACACGGTCACCGACTGCTTGCGCTTGCGGTCGACGCGAACGCCGACCTGGTCGCGCTTGTCGATCTCGAACTCGAGCCATGCGCCGCGGCTCGGGATGATGCGCGCCGAGAACACGTCTTTGTCGCTCGTCTTCTCGGGCGTGCGCTCGAAGTACACGCCGGGGCTGCGGACGAGCTGCGACACGACGACACGCTCGGTGCCGTTGATGATGAACGTGCCCTTCGCGGTCATGAGCGGGAAGTCGCCCATGAAGACGGTCTGGGTCTTGATCTCACCCGTGAGGTGGTTCATGAACTCGGCCTCGACGTAGAGCGGGGCCGCGTAGGTCTTGCCGCGCTCCTTGCACTCCTCGATGGAGTACTTCTCGGGCTCGAGGTACGGATTCGCGAACGAGAGCTGCATGGTCTCGCCCAGGTCCTCGATCGGCGAGATCTCTTCGAAGATCTCCTCGAGTCCGGACGCGGACGGCAGGTCCCTGCGCTCGGATGCGGCCGCCTCGGCGACGCGCTCCTTCCAGTGCTCGTTTCCGACGAGCCAGTCAAAGCTCTCCGTCTGAAGTGCCAGAAGATCCGGGACGGTCAGCGTGTCACTGATCTTGGCGAATGAAGGCCGATGTGCGTTACGGCCGTTCTTGTATGTGGTTGTGGTTGCGTTGCGCGCAGCAGCCAAGGGATATAACCTCCGTGGGCCCCGTCGGGCCTAGTTACTGTTAGTAATGGAGTACTCGCCTCACGCCATGTTTATTAGTGCCCTGCGCGAAGCAGATGCACGTTGGCCGACCGCAATATGAAGGCATGGTAGAACGTCAGGGAGCGCAAAGATCAAGTGTATGTCTTTTGACGCGCCGTGTCCACTGCGGTTCTTGACGATCGGCACTCTCTCAGGTATAACGTGCGTTTCAGAGGCGACTCTCCAGTAGTCGCGGGAGCGAGACGACCATGTCGACGATGACGGTGGCTCTGCACAGCATCTCGGGAACTCGCGCGGCGGTCGGCGCCGCGGGCTCGCACACGCTCGTCGTCGACCGCCCGCCCGACGTCGCGGGCGGCCTCGGCCTCGGCTTCAACGGAGGCCAGCTGCTTGCCCTGGCGATCGGCGGCTGCCTCTGCAACGACGTCCAGTATGCGGCGCACGACATGGGCGTCGTCATCGACGACCTCCACGTCGAGGTCGAGCTGACTCTCGAGGGCCAGCCGGCGCGCGTGACCGGCGTGAACGTCACCGTCGAGGCGCAGGCCACCGACGGCTCCCCCGTGGACGAGGTCATCAGACGAGCGAAGGCGGCATCTACCGTGGGCAACTCCGTCGCGTCGGGGTTCCCGGTGCAGGTTTCAGCCGTGCCCGCTGGCCGGTGAGGTGACGACGGTCAACGGTCCCTCGTCCGGCGTCGGCACTTCGAAGCCGTCGAAGTAGGCGGCGGCGACCTCGGCGCTCAGCATGACGTCGTTGGGCCCCTCGCCGCGACGGTTGCGAACCCGTTGGAGGGCGACCTCGCGTGGAGTGTCGAAGTAGATGGTCTCGGGCACGATGCCGAGCGGAGCGAGCAGCGCTCGATAGTCGTCGCGCACGGCCTTCGCGGCGAACGAGTAGTCGAGGACGACGTCGCGGCCGATCGCAATCAGCGCGAGCAGCCGCGCGCGCAGCTCGACGTCGATCTCCTGCGCCACGGCCGCGGGAATCGGGTGCGAACGCCACGGGCCCCGGTTCCACGCCTCCTCGTCGACCGAAAGCCGCTCGAAGCCCTCGTCCGCGACGAGGCGACTCGCGACCGTCGTCTTCCCCGCTCCGGCGGGGCCGCACATGAACACGACGCGACTCACGCGCCGATCATAGAGGCGAGGGCGAACCGCTCGCCATAGCTCTTTTTATGGTCGCGTTCGGCTATGCGTGCCGGAACGCGACTTGCTGCCCGGGCCGCAGCTGCGCGAACGCGTCGAGGTCTGCGTCCCGCACGACGCCGATGACGGGGTAGCCGCCCGTGACGGGGTGGTCGGCGAGCAGCACCGTCGGCAGCCCGGACGGCGGCACCTGAATCGCGCCCGCGAACATTCCCTCACTCGGCAGCTCATCGTCTCGCTCGCGCTCGAGCGGCGGCCCGAGCAGGCGCGCACCGATGCGGTTCGATTCGGGCGAGAGCTCCCACGGGGAGGTGAAGAAGCGATCGACGGATGCCGCGGTGAACCAGTCCTGCCGCGGTCCCGCGTGCACGCCCACCTCGACCCGACCGTCGCCAGGGGGTCCCCACGGGGCGATCTCGAGCGTCGGCACGCCGTCCGCCGGCGGCTTCCCGATGGGCAGCTCGTCGCCGTCCGTGATCACCGCCGGCCCGATCCCCGCGAGGGTGTCGCGCGAGCGCGAGCCGAGCACCGGCGGGGCGGCGAATCCGCCGCGCACCGACAGGTAGCTGCGCAGCCCGCGCTCGGCGACGCCGATGCTCAGCGACTGGCCGGCGAGCGCACGCGTCGGTGCGTGCGGGTCGACCGGCTCGCCGTCGAGACGCAGCGGCGCCCATGCCCCGGTCACGACGAACCAGCACTCGTCGCTGAAGACCGCCTCGAAGCCGCCCACCGTGATCTCGAGCGCGGCGGCGCCCTCGCGGTTCCCGAGCAGGCGATTGCCCAGTCGAAGCGCTCCGCGATCGAGGGCGCCCGCATGAGGGACGCCGATGTGCGCGTACCCGGGCCGGCCGAGGTCCTGCACCGTCGTCAGCGGCCCGGCGGTCGTGATGAGGAGGGAGATCACGACGCCTCCCGGAATCGAACCGTGACGCCAGGCTCCAGGAGCGCCGGGGGCTCGGCTTCCGCGTCCCACAGCACGGCGTCCGTGCGACCGATGAGCTGCCAGCCGCCCGGTGATTCGCGCGGGTAGATCCCGGTGAACTCCCCCGCGAGGCCGACCGACCCGGCCGGCACGCGCGTCCTCGGCGACGTGCGCCGCGGCACGCGCAGCCGCTCGTCGCTGCAGACGAGGTACCCGAACCCGGGTGCGAAGCCGCCGAAGGCGACCTCCCACCGGGCACCCGTGTGGGCTTCAACGACCTCGCGCTCCGACAGCCCCGTGAGCCGTGCGACCTCCGCGAGGTCCTCGCCGTCGTACTGCACCTCGATCTCGACCGGCTCCAGGGGGCCGCCCTCGTCGGCGGCAACAGGTGTCGCCTCCCGCAGCCAGGTCGCGATACGGTCAGCTTGCCGCGGCTCCGCAATGGTGACGAGGATCGTGCGCGCCGCCGGCACGATGTCGACGACCGCGTCCGGACGTTCGCTGAGGCCGCGGTGCAGTGCCATGACCTCGGCGAGGCTTTCGCACTCGACGAGCAGCGCGAGATCGCCGACCCGGCGGATGCTGTGACTCATGCGCGCGCCTCGACGCTCACGCCGGCGGCATCCAGCTCGCGCCTCACCGCACGCGCCATCTCGACGGCGCCCGGGCTGTCGCCGTGCACGCACAGCGAATCGACCTCGAGCCGCAGCAGCGTGCCGTCGACCGCGGTGACGGCGCCGTCGGTGACGATGCGGACGGCGCGCAGCGCGACCGAGCCGCCCGCGAGGAGCGCGTCGGGTCGGCTGCGGGGAACGAGCGAGCCGTCGGCGAGGTAGTTGCGATCGACGAAGGCCTCGCGCAGAAAACGCAGTCCGGCGGCGGCAGCCGCGTCGGCCACGTGCGAGCCCGGCAGCCCCATGAGCGGGAGCGCCGGGTCGAAGCCGGAGACGGCGGCGGCGACCACGTCGGCGCGGTCGCGATCACGGGCGATGCGGTTGTACAGGGCGCCGTGCGGCTTCACGTAGCGGACGCGCGTGCCGGCTGCTTCAGCGGCCTCGGCGAGCGCCTCGAGCTGCTCGCGGATCTGCGCCTCGAGCACGCCGTCGTCGACTTCGAGGTCGGTGCGCCCGAAGTTCTCCCTGTCGGCGTAGGACACGTGGGCGCCGACGGCGACGACGTGCTGAACGGCGCGTTCACACGAGACTTGCATCGTGGCGGCATCCCCCGCGTGGAATCCGCACGCGACGTTCGCGCTCGTGATGAGCGGGAACATGGCGGCATCGTCGGCCGTCGGCTGTCCGTCGACGGTCTCGCCCAGGTCGCAGTTGAGGTCGATGCGCACGTTTCTAGGCTAGTCGTGTGCGGCGCGAGCTGACCTGAACGATTTCCAACAACGAGTGGCACACTCCGCGCCACCTTTCACGCGCCGCCGCGCCACCGCGGCATCACCGCCGTAGACTTCCCGTATGAGCGAGCTTCCGTCGATCGTGCTGAAGCACAGCGGCCTTTCCGCGGTGATCGAGCCGGACCGCTTCGTGCCCGGCGCGTTCCAGCTCGTCGTCGACGGCACGCCGCAGTCGCATGTGAGCCTCGATGACCCGAGCGAGCTGTTCTTCGAGTACGTGCAGCGCATCGGCCACGTCGTCGACCTCGTGCGCGACCCCGGCGCGCCGATCACGGCTGTGCATCTCGGGGCCGGCGCCCTCACGCTGCCGCGCTACGTCGAGGCGACCCGACCGGGCTCCCGTCAGCAGGTGATCGAGCTCGAGCAGGAGCTCGTCGACTTCGTGCGCGAGAACCTGCCGTGGTCGAAGCGCGCGCAGATCCGGGTGCGCTACGGCGACGCCCGCGAGGTGCTCGGCCGCCTGCCCGCGGGGCTGCGCGGCACGACCGACCTCGTCATCTCCGACATCTTCAGCGGCGCGCGCACGCCCGCACACGTCACGAGCGCGGAGTTCTACCGCGAGGTTGGCGCGCTGCTCGCGGCCGACGGCATCCTCGCCGTCAACGTGGCCGACGGGCCCGGACTCGCGTTCGCGCGCAGCCAGGCGGCGACGTTGCAGTCCGTTTTCAGCGAGGTCGCCGCGTTCGCCGAGACGCAGATCCTCAAGGGTCGCCGCTTCGGCAACATCGTGCTCGTCGCCTCGAACAGCGTGCTGCCGCTCGACTTCGTGCCGCGGCTGCTCGCGGGCGGTCCGCATCCGGCGAAGGTCGTCGCGGGGGACGAGCTGCGCGGCTTCGTCGGCGGCGCGCCCGTCGTCACCGACGAGACCGCCGTCGCCTCCCCGCTGCCCGAGCGCAGCGTCTTCAAGGTCGCGTCGAAGGGGTAGCCGTGCGCACGCGAGGACGAGGAAACCGGATGCTGCCGGCCGTCGCGCTCGCGGCATCCGTCGCCCTCATGCTCGCCGCCTGCGCACCCGGCACGGCGCAGCCGACGCGCACTCCCCCGCCCACGACGCCCGCGCCCGCCGGGAGCCAGCCCGTGATGCCGAGCGGCGACACCGAGACGATCGCGACGCACCTGCAGGCGCCGTGGTCGATCGTGCCGCTCGGTGGCGGCGCGATCCTGTCGTTCCGCGACTCCGGGCAGATCGGGGTGATGGATGCCGCCGGCGACGTGCGCATGATCGGCA encodes the following:
- a CDS encoding DNA-directed RNA polymerase subunit beta; the encoded protein is MAAARNATTTTYKNGRNAHRPSFAKISDTLTVPDLLALQTESFDWLVGNEHWKERVAEAAASERRDLPSASGLEEIFEEISPIEDLGETMQLSFANPYLEPEKYSIEECKERGKTYAAPLYVEAEFMNHLTGEIKTQTVFMGDFPLMTAKGTFIINGTERVVVSQLVRSPGVYFERTPEKTSDKDVFSARIIPSRGAWLEFEIDKRDQVGVRVDRKRKQSVTVFLKALGLTSEQILDEFAGYDSIASTLEKDPILTKEDALRDIYRKLRPGEQVAAEAARALLDNFYFNPKRYDLAKVGRYKINTKLGLEAPLSDSVLTVDDIVATIKYLVRLHAGETSYTGTRNGKPAEIRLDVDDIDNFGNRRIRAVGELIQNQVRTGLSRMERVVRERMTTQDIEAITPQTLINVRPVVAAIKEFFGTSQLSQFMDQNNPLAGLTHKRRLSALGPGGLSRERAGVEVRDVHPSHYGRMCPIETPEGPNIGLIGSLATFARINAFGFIETPYRRIVDGKVTDQIDYLTAMEEEDYIVAQANAVLNDDNTFRDDRVLARKEDGEVDLVPVEEIAYIDVSPRQMVSVGTSLIPFLEHDDANRALMGANMQRQAVPLLRSDSPYVGTGMEGYTAIDAGEVVTATEAGVVTEVSADAVTLQLDEGGTKTYYLDKFVRSNQGNSYNHRVIVNEGERVEAGEVIADGPSTQNGELALGKNLLVAFMPWEGLNFEDAIILSQNIVKDDTLSSIHIEEYEVDARDTKLGKEEITRDLPNVSPDLLKDLDERGVIRIGAEVRPGDILVGKVTPKGETELSAEERLLRAIFNEKSREVRDTSLKVPHGENGTVIAVKEFNAEEGDDELGSGVNRRVVVYIAQKRKITEGDKLAGRHGNKGVISKILPVEDMPFLADGTPVDIILNPLGIPGRMNFGQVLETHLGWIAAQGWKVEGNPEWAKHLPAETREGAPGTKVATPVFDGAEEQEIAGLLDSTLPNRDGERLINSSGKTRLFDGRSGEPFPDPVSVGYMYILKLHHLVDDKIHARSTGPYSMITQQPLGGKAQFGGQRFGEMEVWALEAYGAAYALQELLTIKSDDILGRVKVYESIVKGENIQEPGIPESFKVLMKEMQSLCLNVEVLSADGTAVSLRDTDDDAFRAAEELGINISSRFESSSIDEI
- a CDS encoding OsmC family protein, translating into MSTMTVALHSISGTRAAVGAAGSHTLVVDRPPDVAGGLGLGFNGGQLLALAIGGCLCNDVQYAAHDMGVVIDDLHVEVELTLEGQPARVTGVNVTVEAQATDGSPVDEVIRRAKAASTVGNSVASGFPVQVSAVPAGR
- a CDS encoding AAA family ATPase; this translates as MSRVVFMCGPAGAGKTTVASRLVADEGFERLSVDEEAWNRGPWRSHPIPAAVAQEIDVELRARLLALIAIGRDVVLDYSFAAKAVRDDYRALLAPLGIVPETIYFDTPREVALQRVRNRRGEGPNDVMLSAEVAAAYFDGFEVPTPDEGPLTVVTSPASGHG
- a CDS encoding biotin-dependent carboxyltransferase family protein, producing MISLLITTAGPLTTVQDLGRPGYAHIGVPHAGALDRGALRLGNRLLGNREGAAALEITVGGFEAVFSDECWFVVTGAWAPLRLDGEPVDPHAPTRALAGQSLSIGVAERGLRSYLSVRGGFAAPPVLGSRSRDTLAGIGPAVITDGDELPIGKPPADGVPTLEIAPWGPPGDGRVEVGVHAGPRQDWFTAASVDRFFTSPWELSPESNRIGARLLGPPLERERDDELPSEGMFAGAIQVPPSGLPTVLLADHPVTGGYPVIGVVRDADLDAFAQLRPGQQVAFRHA
- a CDS encoding 5-oxoprolinase subunit B family protein, translating into MSHSIRRVGDLALLVECESLAEVMALHRGLSERPDAVVDIVPAARTILVTIAEPRQADRIATWLREATPVAADEGGPLEPVEIEVQYDGEDLAEVARLTGLSEREVVEAHTGARWEVAFGGFAPGFGYLVCSDERLRVPRRTSPRTRVPAGSVGLAGEFTGIYPRESPGGWQLIGRTDAVLWDAEAEPPALLEPGVTVRFREAS
- a CDS encoding 5-oxoprolinase subunit PxpA — translated: MDLNCDLGETVDGQPTADDAAMFPLITSANVACGFHAGDAATMQVSCERAVQHVVAVGAHVSYADRENFGRTDLEVDDGVLEAQIREQLEALAEAAEAAGTRVRYVKPHGALYNRIARDRDRADVVAAAVSGFDPALPLMGLPGSHVADAAAAAGLRFLREAFVDRNYLADGSLVPRSRPDALLAGGSVALRAVRIVTDGAVTAVDGTLLRLEVDSLCVHGDSPGAVEMARAVRRELDAAGVSVEARA
- a CDS encoding spermidine synthase; the protein is MSELPSIVLKHSGLSAVIEPDRFVPGAFQLVVDGTPQSHVSLDDPSELFFEYVQRIGHVVDLVRDPGAPITAVHLGAGALTLPRYVEATRPGSRQQVIELEQELVDFVRENLPWSKRAQIRVRYGDAREVLGRLPAGLRGTTDLVISDIFSGARTPAHVTSAEFYREVGALLAADGILAVNVADGPGLAFARSQAATLQSVFSEVAAFAETQILKGRRFGNIVLVASNSVLPLDFVPRLLAGGPHPAKVVAGDELRGFVGGAPVVTDETAVASPLPERSVFKVASKG